The Candidatus Nanohalococcus occultus genome contains a region encoding:
- a CDS encoding ORC1-type DNA replication protein, with translation MAPDNSSKEVSLKGDLKSRFSNYMEKDSVFENKDALTTNWRPERILHRDEKINNLASILAPSLKGEDPSNVFIYGSVGTGKTLITKHVTSELQDVAEEQEVDLNIVYINCKMKKVADTEYRLLAKLCEQLGKEVPSTGLPTDEVYNRFFEALQNQKGVVIIALDEIDALVKKVGDEFLYNLTRINDDLRETKVSILGISNDLNFTEYMDSRVKSSLSEEEIIFSPYNAIELREILQERTERGFVEDALVDGVISKCSALAAQEHGDARRALDLIRVAGELAERSSEEEVRKKHVDKAQEKIERDRVVETVESQPKHSKIVLYTILDMAEDDEEVATGDVYSEYKQWCGEIDVSPLTQRRVSGLISELDMLGVINANVISKGRYGRTRQISVDLSESIRAQIENMIENKFYI, from the coding sequence GTGGCTCCAGACAACTCGAGTAAAGAAGTAAGTTTGAAAGGCGATCTCAAGTCGCGTTTCTCTAACTACATGGAAAAAGACTCCGTGTTCGAAAACAAAGATGCTTTAACTACTAACTGGAGACCTGAACGCATTCTTCACAGGGATGAAAAAATCAACAACTTAGCATCTATATTAGCGCCTTCGCTGAAAGGAGAGGATCCTTCAAACGTCTTTATCTATGGCAGCGTTGGCACAGGGAAGACGTTAATTACAAAACACGTCACCTCGGAGCTTCAGGATGTAGCAGAGGAACAGGAAGTCGATCTTAACATTGTATACATTAACTGTAAGATGAAGAAGGTCGCAGACACCGAGTACAGACTACTCGCAAAGCTATGTGAGCAGTTAGGTAAGGAGGTTCCTTCAACAGGCCTGCCAACCGATGAGGTCTACAACAGGTTCTTCGAAGCACTTCAGAACCAGAAAGGAGTTGTCATTATCGCACTGGATGAGATCGATGCTCTGGTAAAGAAGGTCGGCGATGAGTTCCTTTATAACTTAACAAGAATCAACGATGATCTTAGAGAGACAAAGGTCTCTATTTTAGGGATTTCAAACGATCTTAACTTCACAGAATACATGGACTCGCGTGTAAAATCATCGCTGAGTGAGGAAGAGATTATTTTCTCGCCTTATAACGCGATCGAGTTAAGAGAGATACTACAGGAACGGACGGAGAGAGGCTTCGTAGAAGACGCTCTAGTTGATGGAGTTATTTCCAAGTGTTCGGCTCTAGCAGCTCAGGAACACGGAGATGCCCGCCGCGCACTGGATCTTATCCGTGTGGCAGGTGAGCTGGCTGAGAGAAGCTCGGAAGAGGAGGTAAGGAAAAAACACGTCGATAAGGCCCAGGAGAAAATCGAGCGCGATAGAGTGGTCGAGACCGTAGAGTCCCAGCCTAAACACTCCAAGATCGTACTTTACACCATCTTGGATATGGCAGAGGACGATGAGGAGGTCGCTACAGGCGATGTCTACTCCGAGTACAAACAGTGGTGTGGGGAGATAGATGTTTCACCGCTCACTCAGAGAAGGGTAAGTGGTTTGATCTCCGAGCTGGATATGCTTGGAGTTATCAACGCTAATGTTATCTCGAAGGGGCGTTACGGGAGGACGCGCCAGATATCTGTGGACTTATCCGAATCGATTAGAGCGCAGATCGAGAACATGATAGAAAACAAGTTTTACATTTAG
- a CDS encoding metallophosphoesterase — MNEKAVKKLTQKGCIVEKDAAESLTENDLEAIERLDTPPMVLSEKMLDSLRTTNGSSNKTEVEDTQQMEETEEEPEELNYTGEGSEETEKDQGAPESLEDDEENGTDESDESGSGSKFSASKTVTIKDSGRRDRLKTKVEVLDRADVSKEEKDVPEFLANYNDRYKKLKKLLMRRRELQSAVSIKNLERRDEGDQVAFIGMVNRKYSTKSGKYMVSLEDKTGEYRALVDERDGERIVPDEIIGIRGSMGDGIVFANSVIRPDLPIPDGVNTTEQEVKAAYISDLHLGSEDTLYERFDRFAEWLNSEDASKIGYLVIAGDVVEGVGTYPGQEDELEVTDIYKQYNLFEDWVDKLPDDIQVIVGPGNHDIVRLAEPQPAFDGDAFDRIHTYDNVHLVQNPQKVRLHGIESKGILNLMYHGYSFDDHVDQIQDLREKAYDEPYHVMIDLLKRRHLAPTYGSNLMSPEGKDTLVIDEKPDIMVSGHFHSHSAESYKGTNVIASSSFQAQTDFQRRVGHVPDPGKVTVVNYKTRDTRVIQF; from the coding sequence ATGAACGAAAAGGCAGTAAAGAAACTTACACAGAAAGGATGTATCGTAGAGAAAGATGCGGCAGAATCGCTGACGGAAAATGACTTAGAGGCTATTGAAAGACTTGATACGCCTCCAATGGTTCTATCCGAGAAAATGCTTGATTCTCTAAGAACTACAAATGGGTCGTCTAATAAGACTGAAGTAGAAGACACTCAACAGATGGAAGAAACCGAAGAGGAGCCTGAAGAACTAAATTATACTGGGGAAGGCTCCGAGGAGACCGAAAAAGACCAGGGAGCACCTGAAAGCTTGGAGGACGATGAGGAGAATGGCACGGATGAATCAGATGAATCTGGCTCCGGATCGAAGTTCTCAGCTTCCAAAACGGTCACCATCAAGGACTCCGGTCGCAGAGACCGGTTGAAAACCAAGGTAGAGGTCCTTGATCGCGCAGATGTGTCCAAGGAGGAAAAGGACGTACCAGAGTTTCTGGCAAACTATAATGACCGCTACAAGAAGCTCAAAAAGCTTTTGATGAGACGCAGAGAGCTTCAAAGCGCTGTAAGCATAAAGAACTTAGAGCGCAGAGATGAAGGCGATCAAGTCGCGTTCATAGGAATGGTAAACCGCAAGTATTCGACGAAAAGCGGGAAGTACATGGTCTCGCTTGAGGATAAGACCGGAGAGTACCGTGCCTTAGTTGACGAGAGAGACGGAGAACGTATCGTCCCGGACGAGATTATAGGCATCCGTGGCTCGATGGGCGATGGAATCGTCTTTGCGAACTCGGTTATCCGGCCGGACCTACCGATCCCTGACGGTGTAAACACGACTGAACAGGAGGTAAAAGCAGCTTATATCTCCGATCTACACCTTGGATCGGAAGATACGCTTTACGAGCGTTTTGATCGTTTCGCTGAATGGTTAAACTCCGAGGATGCCTCGAAGATCGGATATCTTGTGATCGCAGGGGATGTTGTTGAAGGAGTAGGAACGTATCCGGGTCAGGAAGATGAACTCGAGGTAACAGATATCTACAAGCAGTATAACCTCTTCGAGGACTGGGTCGATAAGCTCCCTGATGACATCCAGGTGATCGTAGGCCCTGGAAACCACGATATTGTCAGGTTAGCGGAACCGCAGCCGGCTTTTGACGGCGATGCCTTCGATAGAATACATACTTACGATAACGTACACTTGGTTCAGAACCCGCAGAAAGTACGGCTTCACGGGATCGAGTCCAAGGGGATACTTAACCTGATGTACCATGGTTACTCGTTCGACGATCACGTCGATCAGATCCAGGACTTGCGTGAGAAGGCATACGATGAGCCTTACCACGTCATGATCGATCTTTTGAAACGCAGACATCTCGCACCAACCTATGGATCGAATCTGATGAGTCCTGAAGGAAAAGACACCTTGGTGATCGATGAGAAGCCGGATATCATGGTCAGCGGGCATTTCCACAGCCATTCGGCTGAATCCTACAAGGGAACTAACGTGATTGCCTCCTCGAGCTTCCAGGCGCAGACTGATTTCCAGAGAAGAGTTGGTCACGTACCGGATCCGGGTAAGGTAACGGTTGTAAACTACAAGACACGCGATACACGGGTGATCCAGTTTTGA